A portion of the Avibacterium sp. 20-132 genome contains these proteins:
- a CDS encoding outer membrane protein, with protein sequence MKKYLMATLLSSTALFAQAENFSGFYIGGALDLNKQSFSVPVQELGYHYDDGNYTGSSSRSVGVGIVGGYMFDYGNNFVGIIEGKISLPNNKTEDDLGNEIAKENFRVGVHYLQGYQLDRFLPYVKIGVEAGSFTMNEDNPAFRNVDFENSGAFGFSYGFGVKTKITDNLVAGLDYSRVTLEAKNSIEFKSNTIGLNISYLF encoded by the coding sequence ATGAAAAAATATTTGATGGCGACACTACTTTCTAGTACAGCATTATTTGCACAAGCGGAAAATTTTTCTGGCTTCTATATTGGTGGCGCACTTGATTTGAATAAACAGTCTTTTTCCGTGCCAGTACAAGAACTTGGTTATCACTATGATGATGGTAATTATACGGGGTCTAGCTCTCGTTCTGTTGGCGTGGGTATTGTTGGTGGCTATATGTTTGATTATGGCAACAATTTTGTTGGTATTATTGAGGGAAAAATTAGCCTTCCGAATAATAAAACAGAAGATGATTTGGGCAATGAAATCGCTAAAGAGAATTTCCGCGTAGGCGTACATTATTTGCAAGGCTATCAACTTGATCGTTTCTTGCCTTATGTCAAAATCGGTGTAGAAGCAGGCAGTTTCACGATGAATGAAGATAATCCAGCGTTTAGAAATGTTGATTTTGAAAATAGTGGCGCGTTTGGATTTAGTTACGGTTTTGGTGTGAAAACAAAAATTACGGATAATTTAGTTGCAGGGCTTGATTATAGCAGAGTCACGTTAGAAGCGAAAAATAGTATTGAATTTAAAAGCAATACGATCGGTTTAAATATTAGCTATTTATTCTAA
- a CDS encoding DUF2846 domain-containing protein, giving the protein MKKILSVLMLVGTLILTGCAKVPVASEAENIQAKQFDAPPNNKSGIYIYRDGSIFGSALKKSLYIDGKFIGESARNVYFYQQVIPGAHKISTESEFSNNDLHITTEGGKNYFIEQYIRPGLFVGGANLKQIDEEKAKAAIKKLKLARSPQ; this is encoded by the coding sequence ATGAAAAAGATCCTCTCCGTTTTAATGCTTGTTGGCACGTTAATTTTAACGGGCTGTGCAAAAGTACCCGTTGCCTCTGAAGCTGAAAATATACAAGCTAAACAGTTTGATGCACCACCAAATAATAAATCAGGGATATATATTTATCGTGATGGTTCAATTTTTGGATCAGCACTTAAGAAGAGTCTTTATATTGATGGTAAATTTATTGGTGAATCCGCACGAAATGTTTATTTTTATCAGCAAGTAATTCCGGGGGCGCATAAAATTTCTACCGAATCAGAATTTAGTAATAATGACTTACATATTACGACAGAAGGTGGAAAGAATTATTTTATTGAACAATACATTCGTCCCGGTTTATTTGTTGGCGGAGCAAATCTCAAACAAATTGATGAAGAAAAAGCAAAAGCAGCGATCAAAAAGTTAAAACTTGCTCGTTCGCCACAATAA
- a CDS encoding class I SAM-dependent methyltransferase, whose product MVDPKIAVQLICETKNSQNFTALCEQQGLIHHSNSSLALVQTEQNGVARLELRKLDEPKLGAVYVDFVNGTMAHRRKFGGGRGEAIAKAVGIKKDYLPTLIDATAGLGRDAFVLAAIGCQVRLVERHPVVYLLLQDGLQRAYQDAEIGAMMQQNMQLLPVKQIGDLAQQGIQADVVYLDPMYPHKTKSALVKKEMRVFQHLVGADEDADALLTPALQIAQKRVVVKRPDYAEFLAQKTPHFSRETKNHRFDIYTVV is encoded by the coding sequence ATGGTTGATCCGAAAATAGCCGTGCAACTCATTTGCGAAACAAAAAATTCGCAAAATTTCACCGCACTTTGTGAACAACAAGGATTAATCCACCACTCCAACAGCTCACTTGCCTTGGTGCAAACTGAACAAAATGGCGTTGCGCGCTTGGAATTACGCAAATTAGACGAACCCAAATTAGGTGCGGTATATGTGGATTTTGTCAATGGCACAATGGCACATCGCCGCAAATTTGGCGGCGGTCGAGGTGAAGCCATTGCCAAAGCGGTGGGAATTAAAAAAGATTATCTGCCAACCCTCATTGATGCAACAGCAGGCTTGGGAAGAGATGCCTTTGTACTCGCTGCCATTGGTTGCCAAGTGCGTTTAGTCGAACGCCACCCTGTGGTCTATTTATTATTACAAGACGGCTTACAACGTGCTTATCAAGATGCAGAAATCGGCGCAATGATGCAACAAAATATGCAATTATTACCCGTAAAACAGATTGGCGATCTGGCTCAACAAGGCATTCAAGCTGATGTGGTTTATCTCGACCCGATGTATCCCCACAAAACGAAAAGTGCATTGGTGAAAAAAGAAATGCGCGTTTTTCAGCATTTAGTCGGTGCGGATGAAGACGCCGATGCCCTACTCACCCCTGCCTTACAAATTGCACAAAAGCGCGTTGTAGTAAAACGCCCTGACTACGCCGAATTCCTCGCCCAAAAAACACCGCACTTTAGCCGCGAAACCAAAAATCATCGCTTTGATATTTATACGGTGGTTTAG
- a CDS encoding Hsp20/alpha crystallin family protein codes for MKNLLKVALFVATVGLTGCATIVSKSTYPVSIQSVPEGANFTITNREGKIVSQGITPQVVKLKSGSSYFKPEKYLITFDKKGFTKETIEIQAKLDGWYWGNFVIGGPLGHLVIDPLTGAMYRLPEEVMATLSNGKERALTVIDINTLPKEQHRKLQKINL; via the coding sequence ATGAAAAATTTATTAAAAGTTGCGTTATTTGTCGCAACTGTAGGGTTAACTGGTTGTGCTACGATTGTTAGTAAAAGCACTTATCCTGTTTCTATCCAATCAGTCCCTGAGGGCGCAAATTTTACGATTACAAATAGAGAAGGGAAAATCGTCAGCCAAGGAATTACCCCACAGGTAGTTAAATTAAAATCTGGTTCTAGCTACTTCAAACCTGAAAAATATCTCATTACTTTTGATAAAAAAGGTTTCACAAAAGAAACAATCGAAATTCAAGCAAAATTAGATGGTTGGTATTGGGGCAATTTTGTCATAGGTGGACCATTAGGACACCTTGTTATTGATCCTTTAACAGGGGCTATGTATCGTTTACCAGAGGAAGTAATGGCTACTTTAAGTAATGGCAAAGAGCGCGCATTAACTGTGATTGATATTAATACATTGCCGAAAGAACAGCATAGAAAACTTCAAAAAATTAACTTATAA
- the trmA gene encoding tRNA (uridine(54)-C5)-methyltransferase TrmA codes for MQVLPIEKYDELLAEKRQKLTALFAPFNAPELAVFDSPKQHYRMRAEFRLWHQQDDFYHIMFDKQTRKPYRIDCFPIASQLINEMMQALLPLLKQHAILNHRLFQIDYLSTLSNKIIVSLLYHKVLDEQWQQAALTLRQTLQQQGFDVQIIGRASKQKICLDQDYVDEILPVNGKDYIYRQVENSFTQPNAVVNSKMLQWAIDCTKNSQGDLLELYCGNGNFSIALAQNFRKVLATEIAKPSVAAAQFNIAANRIENVQIIRMSAEEFTQAMNGVRAFNRLKGIDLQAYDCNTIFVDPPRAGLDPETVKLVQHYDRILYISCNPHTLCDNLQTLCQTHRIERAALFDQFPYTEHMESGVWLIRK; via the coding sequence ATGCAAGTTTTACCTATCGAAAAATATGATGAATTATTGGCAGAAAAACGCCAAAAATTAACCGCACTTTTCGCCCCGTTTAATGCACCAGAATTAGCTGTGTTTGACTCGCCAAAGCAACATTATCGTATGCGAGCCGAATTTCGCCTGTGGCATCAACAGGACGATTTTTATCATATTATGTTCGACAAGCAAACGCGTAAACCTTATCGCATTGACTGCTTTCCAATTGCCAGCCAGCTTATCAATGAAATGATGCAAGCCTTGCTGCCCCTGCTCAAACAGCACGCCATTCTCAACCATCGTTTATTTCAAATTGATTATCTCAGCACCCTGAGCAATAAGATCATTGTGAGCCTGCTTTATCACAAAGTCTTAGATGAACAATGGCAACAGGCAGCACTCACATTACGCCAAACCTTGCAACAGCAAGGTTTTGACGTGCAGATCATCGGACGCGCGTCTAAACAAAAAATTTGTTTAGATCAGGATTATGTGGATGAAATTCTGCCCGTAAACGGCAAAGATTATATTTATCGCCAAGTGGAAAACAGTTTCACGCAACCCAATGCGGTAGTAAATAGCAAAATGTTGCAATGGGCAATTGATTGCACCAAAAACAGCCAAGGCGATTTACTTGAACTATATTGTGGAAACGGCAATTTTTCTATCGCACTGGCACAAAATTTCCGTAAGGTTCTCGCCACAGAAATCGCCAAACCCTCTGTGGCAGCGGCACAATTTAACATCGCCGCAAACCGAATTGAGAATGTGCAAATCATCAGAATGTCGGCAGAAGAATTTACCCAAGCGATGAACGGCGTGCGTGCTTTTAACCGCTTGAAAGGCATTGATTTGCAAGCTTATGATTGCAACACAATTTTTGTTGATCCGCCAAGGGCTGGGCTAGATCCTGAGACAGTGAAATTGGTGCAACACTATGATCGCATTTTATATATTTCCTGCAACCCGCACACGCTGTGCGATAACCTGCAAACACTGTGTCAAACGCACCGCATTGAGCGTGCCGCCTTATTTGATCAGTTCCCTTATACTGAACATATGGAATCAGGCGTATGGTTGATCCGAAAATAG